DNA from Hwangdonia lutea:
ATATTATATGGAGAATTAAATATTCAATTCTGTGAATAATTCTTTAATAGATGCACTTGATGGTCGAGGCGCATCAGGCGTTACTATATTGCCGTTTGGATCAATCAATAAAAATCTTGGAATGCCTTTAATTTTATAATCTTGAACAAATTGTGTTTTCCAACCTTCAGGGGCAAATAATTGGATGCCTCCTAATTCCTTATCGTTAACCATAGCTTTCCAGTTCTCTCTGGCTTTATCCCAAGAACCACCGTGGCTTCTATCGTCATCAATAGATAAACTAACAAACTGAATGTCTTTTCCGTGGTATTCTTTTTCCAAAGCTTTTAAGGATGGAATTTCAGCTTTACACGGTCCGCACCAAGTAGCCCAAACATCAACATACACATACTTGCCTTTTAAATCGGAAAGCGATGTGGTTGTACCATCAATATTTTCAAAATTTTCAAATACCGGTGAAGGACTGCCTTTTGGCAATTCTTCTTTTAGCGCAATGGATTCACCCAAGTAACGTTTGTAAAAATTCAACATCGGTTCAATCTCGTTTTTACCTTTGTTAATTACAGACGTGTCAACATGTGCATTGGCCTCATAAAAAGCGGTTAATTCACTCTTAATATGATCCATTTTGGTTTCTAAGCCAGCCATATCTAATTTGGTCAACTCGTCCATATTCAATAACTTTTCTTGAAGAAGTGATTTTTCAGCTAAAAAATTACTGTGTTCAGCACCTTCACCTGTGTATTTTACAGATTCATCAAAGGCTTTAGTATCAATAGCTACGTTTAAATCGAATCCGTTTTTTAGAAATACCGAAGTAGATTCGCTTCCGTCGTAAAGGAAATAAACACCCGTTTCAACTTTCAAAGTATCCTTAAAAGTGCCATCTTCATTAACTTGAATAGCTTTTGAATAGCCTCGGGTTCTCACCACTAAAGAGTCACTGTTTTTATCGGTAATTATTCCTGATAAGGTAACATAATCTTTAGGTTCTTCTTTACAAGACATCGCCACAACAAAAGCGCAGCATAAAATAAGTAGTTTTTTCATTTTTTTAGTTTTAAAGGTGTAAAAATAGCCATTAAGATAGTTTTTATGGCAGGATTAACAATTGTTTAAGAAATAGTTGTTTATAACATTTTGTGCGTAAGTTGATTATAATCGACAATTTCAGGAATAATATTTAAAGCAAACAATTGGTTTTGAACATGCTGAAGCGTTTTTTTATCGATAAGTTTTTGCGACCATTCCGTTAAACTTAGCCATTCTTGAACATCATCAAGCTTTTGCTCGTAACGGTTTGCAATGGTTTTATCGATACTCGGAATATCTTTAAACTCCGCTGTGGTATTATTTATTATTTGTAAAATGGTTTTTAGTGTTTCGTTATTTGACGCTATAAAATCTTCGTGCACCGCAATTACAAAACAAGGCCACGGCGAAGGGCAATTGCCAATGCGCCTAAACGTACCTTGGTCTACAATGGGTTTTGTTGTGAATTTTTCCCATAAAAAATAATCTGCTTTTCCGTTTGATAATCCCTCAACCGCACCATCGAGATTTTTTATCACCTCGAAATTCAAATCTTTTTCTAAATCCCAATTATTGTTTTTCGCATTGATATATGCCATTAAATGCGACCCCGAACCGTATCGGCTAATGGCGGCTTTTGTTCCTTTTAAATCTCCAATGGTTTTAAAAGGTGTATCCTGTGCCACATGAATGCCCCATATTAAAGGTGTTTGTACAAAGGTTTGTACAATTTTACTGGGGTTACCGTTAATAATATCCGTTACAATGCCTTCAGTAAGAATAACGGCAATGTCAATTTTTTTATCTCGTAATGCCTTGCACATTTCGCCCGTGCCACCGTAATAATCGTGCCAGCGCAGAATAATGTTTTCGTTTTTATATTCACCCTCTTTTAAGGTTAAATACCAGGCTAAATTAAAATGCTCGGGGACACCGCCAATGTTTACTTGCTTCATTAAAATCAATATTTTTTATATTCTTTCCAAGGTGTAAATAATGAGATCTTCAATTACTTTTTTAGGGTTTTCGCTAAACGTTCCGTTGGCTCTATTAGCAATAATAGCGTTTAACGATAGGGCGTGATGACCCAATAATTTTGATAATCCGTAAATCGCCGATGTTTCCATCTCTAAATTGGTAATGCAAATGCCTTCAAAATTAAACGCGTCCATATTACGGTTTAAACTATCATCTTGCAAAGGCAAGCGCAAAATACGTCCTTGAGGCCCGTAAAACCCACCTGCAGTCGCCGTTAAGCCAGAATAGGTTTTTTCGCTAGTAAATCGTTTTTCAAGAACCTCACTGTTTTTTACTATTATGGGGCGTGCTTTTAAATGCGACCAATGGGTTTGTTTTATAAATGCATCTTCGATTTTTGGATTAGAAATCGATTCAATTTGATAAGCATGAAGCATCCCATTTAAATCTAACCCGTGGGAGCTCAATACAAACGAATCTACAGGAATATGGCTTTGCAACGAACCCGAAGTGCCAACCCTAATGATATCGAGGCTTGTAAGTTTATCTTTTGGTTTTTTGGTTTTTAAATCAATATTTACCAAAGCATCCAATTCGTTTAAAACAATATCGATATTGTCGGGCCCGATACCCGTTGAAATTACCGATATGCGTTTACCTTTATAAGTTCCTGTATGGGTTTTAAATTCCCGTTTTTGGGTTTCAAACTCAATATGGTCAAAATGCTTCGAAACTTTTTCAACACGGTTTTGGTCGCCTACAAATATGATGGTATTCGAAATATTTTCAGGTTTTAAATTAAGATGATAAATACTGCCATCTGGATTTAAAATGAGTTCGGAATTTTTAATGCTCATTTACAATTGTTTTTACTAATTTATTCAGCTTTTTATTGAACTGAAAATCAAATTTACTAACTCCTCCAAAAACCATGATATTATTCAATTCTGCTGAAAAATTATGAGTTCCCAACAGCGCTTCGTGCCCGTCGCGATTGAGTTCAATAGTATCGTTTTCAACGGTGTAAAAGACGCTTAGTTTGTCAATTATTCTGTTTAGTTGCAGGTCGCCATAGCCATAATAACCCTGGTAATTAAGTGCGTAACCTAGCAAATGATGTTTCGATTTTATGTGATTATCCTTTATGATAGCCAACATATTATGCTCCAAAATATTTAAACCGCTTTTATGGTCTGGAAACCGTTCTAAATGTGCTTTTAAGCAATTGCTTAAATATTTAAAGGTGGAGCTTTTTACAATATAAGGTTTAAATAAATTATGGTCTTTGCCACAATATATGCCCCAAAGTGTGGTGGCTAATTGTATGTCTTCAGGTTTTAATTTTACTTTGGTTTTATAGTGTATTAAGAGTTGTTCTGCAGAAAGTTCGGCTAATCCTTTTAGGTTTTTTTCACCGCTAATTCTGCCGCTGCTTACAAGGTAAACAGGAAGATTTATTTTTTTTTGTTGAAGTAAACTAATAACCGCTAACATATTGATATGACAGAACAAATCATATTCAAACCAAAGGATGATTTCTGAGTATTTTGATGTATCATCAAGTTTACTCAATTCAGCTTTTAATGCAGAAACATCTAAATCAATATCGTAAAAGTCCTTTAAAAAAGTGGCTCTTAAATTAAAAAAATGGTCGTTATCAATAGTTGTTTCTGTTTGGCCTTCGCACAGCATTTCTTGCCATGTAAGCTTATCGCCCACAATATCGAGTTCATTCAAATAGTTTGTTAAACTATCTCCATTTGTAATATGCAAGGGTTGATTAGCCATAAATTAACCTCCAACACGTTTTACATTAAAGCCTTTATCTGTGAGCATTTGCATGATTTTATCGCGGTAATCACCTTGAATGATGATTTTATCATCCTTAAAACTTCCGCCAACACTTAGTGCTTTTTTTATGTCTTTGGCAAGTGCTTTAAAATCTTCGGTAGCGCCTGTGTAGCCTTCTAAAATGGTTATGGCTTTACCTTTTCGTTTTTCGTATTTGCAAATTATGGGGTCGTCTTGCAACCACAAATCGTTTGTTTCTTCAGATTCGCTCAAAGGCTCTTCAGAAACATGTTCTGGGAATAAATTTTTTAATTGATCTTGTAAATCCATTTTTTTAGTCTTCAGTTGGCAGTATTCAGTTGGCAGTCAAAAAAACTATATGGGTAAGCAACTGCCTACTGCCAAATGTGGGCTGTATATTTATTTTTTTATCAATCCAAGTTCAATTAAACGTTCATTTAAAAATTCTCCAGCTGTAATATCATCAAATGCTTTAGGGGTTTCGTCATCAATACAACTTTCTAAAACATCTAATTTCATTTCGCTGATGGGATGCATAAAAAACGGAATGGAGTAGCGCGATGTGCCCCAAAGTTCTTTTGGAGGATTTATAACGCGATGTATGGTAGATTTTAATTTATTGTTGGTGTGCCTCGAAAGCATATCGCCTACATTAATCATCAATTCATCGGGTTCCGCAATGGCATCAATCCATTCGCCTTTGTGGTTTTGCACCTGCAATCCACGACCTTGAGCACCCATTAAAAGCGTAATTAAATTAATGTCGCCATGCGCTGCGGCACGAACCGCATCTTTAGGTTCTTCGGTAATTGGTGGATAATGTATAGGCCTTAAAATAGAGTTCCCGTTATGAATGTAATTATCAAAATAAGTTTCTTCTAAATCTAAATGTAACGCTAAAGCGCGTAACACATATTTAGCGGTTTTTTCCAGCATTTTATACGCTTCTTTTCCAACGGTATTAAAGTTTGGAAGCTCTGTAACGGTAACATTTTCAGGGTATTCTGCTTTTAATTCTGGGTTGTCTTCAACATATTGTCCAAAGTGCCAAAACTCCTTTAAATCGCCTTCTTTTTTACCTTTGGCGCTTTCTTTTCCGAAGGATACATATCCACGCTGTCCGCCAATTCCCGGTATTTCGTATTTCTGTTTCGTTTCCGTTGGCAGACTAAAAAAGTTTTTTACTTCTGCGTATAAATCATCGACTAATTTATCATCTAAAAAATGACCTTTTAGTGCCACAAAACCGATGTCTTCATAAGCTTTCCCGATAGCATCTACAAATTTTTGTTTTCTAACAGGGTCATTAGAAATAAAGTCTTTTAAATTAACACTTGGTATTATATTCATGAGAACAATTTTTTATTGTATGTATTACAAATGTACAAAAACATTGTAAATTTTTTCAGCCATAATTTAAGACAACTTTTCTATAGCTATATGCATTTTATACTATATTTGATAAAATTTGAAACATCAGTTTTATGAGTGAAACCAAGTCTTTATTTAATATGGATTACCATATTAAAGACCTCGATAATAAGCAGTTAGTCCAACTCTACGCAAACATGCTTAAACCTAGAATGATTGAAGAAAAAATGCTAATCCTGCTCCGACAAGGTAAAATAAGCAAGTGGTTTTCGGGTATTGGGCAAGAAGCGATTTCGGTTGGTGTTACCATGGCCATGCATAAAAACGAGTACATATTGCCTATGCACAGAAACCTTGGGGTATTTACCACAAGAAACATTCCGTTGCATCGATTGTTCGCGCAGTGGCAAGGCAAAGCGTCGGGTTTTACTAAAGGACGAGACCGCTCTTTTCACTTCGGAACCCAAGATTATAAAATTGTGGGAATGATTTCGCATTTAGGGCCGCAATTGGGGGTTGCCGATGGCATTGCATTGGCCAGTAATTTAAAAAACAAAAACGAGGTCACGGCTGTTTTTACAGGTGAAGGCGGTACCAGTGAAGGTGATTTTCACGAAGCATTAAACGTGGCTTCGGTTTGGAAATTGCCTGTTATGTTCTGCGTGGAAAACAATGGATACGGCCTATCAACACCAACAAACGAGCAGTATAATTGTAAAAATATTGCTGATAGAGCTGCGGGTTACGGCATGGAATCGCATATTATAGACGGGAATAATATTATTGAAGTTTACACCAAAATAAAAGATATTGCCGAAAGCATTAGAAAAGCACCCAGACCCGTTTTACTGGAATTTAAAACCTTTAGAATGCGTGGACACGAAGAGGCGAGTGGTACTAAATACGTGCCGCAAGAGCTAATGGATGCTTGGGCTAAAAAAGACCCGGTGATTAATTTTCAATCGTTTTTAAAAGAAGAAGGGATATTAACAGAAGCAGAAGAAGTTTCAATAAAAGCGAAAATTTTAAAAGAAATTAATGAGAATTTAGATATTGCTTTTAATGAAGCTGATATTATTCCAAATGAAAGCGATGAGTTAAGTGATGTATATCAAGATTTTGATTATGAGGATTTTATTCCAAATGTTAAAATTAAAGAAGTACGATTAATAGATGCCATTTCCGATGGATTGAAGCAAAGTATGCAACGGCATAACGATTTGGTAATTATGGGACAGGATATTGCTGAATATGGTGGTGTATTCAAAATTACCGAGGGTTTTGTTGAAGCATTCGGAAAAGATAGAGTCCGCAATACTCCAATCTGCGAATCGGCCATTGTTGAAGCTGCTATGGGGCTTTCCATTGCTGGAATTAAAAGCGTGGTGGAAATGCAATTTGCAGATTTTGTGACCTCAGGATTTAATCCCGTGGTTAATTATTTGGCAAAATCGCATTACCGATGGAATCAAAATGCCGATGTGGTTATACGTATGCCTTGTGGTGGTGGTGTTGCAGCAGGCCCGTTTCATTCGCAAACCAATGAGGCTTGGTTTACCAAAACCCCAGGTTTAAAAGTGGTGTATCCCGCGTTTCCGTATGATGCTAAAGGGTTGTTGGCAACCGCCATAAATGACCCAAATCCGGTGTTGTTTTTTGAGCATAAAGGCTTGTACAGAAGTATTCGTCAGGACGTTCCTGTAGATTATTACACCCTGCCATTTGGGAAAGCCTCCCTTTTAAAAACAGGTGAGGATATTACCATTATTGCATACGGTGCCGCGGTACATTGGGCCTTGGAAACTTTAAATAACAATCCATCCATTAACGCCGATTTGATTGATTTAAGAACCCTTCAGCCTTTAGATACCGAAACCATTTACGCTTCTGTTAAAAAAACAGGTAGAGCTATTGTTTTACATGAAGATTCCTTGTTTGGTGGTATTGCAAGCGATATTTCCGCATTAATAATGGAGCATTGTTTTGAGTATTTGGATGCCCCGGTAAAACGTGTGGCAAGTATGGAAACGCCTATTCCTTTTGCTAGTCAATTAGAAGAGCAATACCTCGCGAAAGGTAAGTTTGAAACTACTTTAAAAGACCTTTTGGCGTATTAAAATTTGATGAGTTGTTATTTCGAACAGAGTGAAAAACCTCATAAAGAATTGTCATATAAATGATGTGATATGAATTATTTGGAAGCCTTTAAAACGGCATTTTTGGATACCTTAAATTGGACTTGGGACTCCATCACTTTTAATGTGCCTTGGTATACCAATTATTTTTGGGGTTTAATTGTTATTTCTCTTGTGATTTGGGCTTTGGAAATTGTTTTTCCGTGGCGAAAAAATCAATCT
Protein-coding regions in this window:
- a CDS encoding TlpA family protein disulfide reductase, producing MKKLLILCCAFVVAMSCKEEPKDYVTLSGIITDKNSDSLVVRTRGYSKAIQVNEDGTFKDTLKVETGVYFLYDGSESTSVFLKNGFDLNVAIDTKAFDESVKYTGEGAEHSNFLAEKSLLQEKLLNMDELTKLDMAGLETKMDHIKSELTAFYEANAHVDTSVINKGKNEIEPMLNFYKRYLGESIALKEELPKGSPSPVFENFENIDGTTTSLSDLKGKYVYVDVWATWCGPCKAEIPSLKALEKEYHGKDIQFVSLSIDDDRSHGGSWDKARENWKAMVNDKELGGIQLFAPEGWKTQFVQDYKIKGIPRFLLIDPNGNIVTPDAPRPSSASIKELFTELNI
- a CDS encoding substrate-binding domain-containing protein codes for the protein MKQVNIGGVPEHFNLAWYLTLKEGEYKNENIILRWHDYYGGTGEMCKALRDKKIDIAVILTEGIVTDIINGNPSKIVQTFVQTPLIWGIHVAQDTPFKTIGDLKGTKAAISRYGSGSHLMAYINAKNNNWDLEKDLNFEVIKNLDGAVEGLSNGKADYFLWEKFTTKPIVDQGTFRRIGNCPSPWPCFVIAVHEDFIASNNETLKTILQIINNTTAEFKDIPSIDKTIANRYEQKLDDVQEWLSLTEWSQKLIDKKTLQHVQNQLFALNIIPEIVDYNQLTHKML
- a CDS encoding nucleoside phosphorylase, which encodes MSIKNSELILNPDGSIYHLNLKPENISNTIIFVGDQNRVEKVSKHFDHIEFETQKREFKTHTGTYKGKRISVISTGIGPDNIDIVLNELDALVNIDLKTKKPKDKLTSLDIIRVGTSGSLQSHIPVDSFVLSSHGLDLNGMLHAYQIESISNPKIEDAFIKQTHWSHLKARPIIVKNSEVLEKRFTSEKTYSGLTATAGGFYGPQGRILRLPLQDDSLNRNMDAFNFEGICITNLEMETSAIYGLSKLLGHHALSLNAIIANRANGTFSENPKKVIEDLIIYTLERI
- a CDS encoding DUF1835 domain-containing protein, which produces MANQPLHITNGDSLTNYLNELDIVGDKLTWQEMLCEGQTETTIDNDHFFNLRATFLKDFYDIDLDVSALKAELSKLDDTSKYSEIILWFEYDLFCHINMLAVISLLQQKKINLPVYLVSSGRISGEKNLKGLAELSAEQLLIHYKTKVKLKPEDIQLATTLWGIYCGKDHNLFKPYIVKSSTFKYLSNCLKAHLERFPDHKSGLNILEHNMLAIIKDNHIKSKHHLLGYALNYQGYYGYGDLQLNRIIDKLSVFYTVENDTIELNRDGHEALLGTHNFSAELNNIMVFGGVSKFDFQFNKKLNKLVKTIVNEH
- a CDS encoding translation initiation factor, whose amino-acid sequence is MDLQDQLKNLFPEHVSEEPLSESEETNDLWLQDDPIICKYEKRKGKAITILEGYTGATEDFKALAKDIKKALSVGGSFKDDKIIIQGDYRDKIMQMLTDKGFNVKRVGG
- a CDS encoding isopenicillin N synthase family dioxygenase is translated as MNIIPSVNLKDFISNDPVRKQKFVDAIGKAYEDIGFVALKGHFLDDKLVDDLYAEVKNFFSLPTETKQKYEIPGIGGQRGYVSFGKESAKGKKEGDLKEFWHFGQYVEDNPELKAEYPENVTVTELPNFNTVGKEAYKMLEKTAKYVLRALALHLDLEETYFDNYIHNGNSILRPIHYPPITEEPKDAVRAAAHGDINLITLLMGAQGRGLQVQNHKGEWIDAIAEPDELMINVGDMLSRHTNNKLKSTIHRVINPPKELWGTSRYSIPFFMHPISEMKLDVLESCIDDETPKAFDDITAGEFLNERLIELGLIKK
- a CDS encoding alpha-ketoacid dehydrogenase subunit alpha/beta: MDYHIKDLDNKQLVQLYANMLKPRMIEEKMLILLRQGKISKWFSGIGQEAISVGVTMAMHKNEYILPMHRNLGVFTTRNIPLHRLFAQWQGKASGFTKGRDRSFHFGTQDYKIVGMISHLGPQLGVADGIALASNLKNKNEVTAVFTGEGGTSEGDFHEALNVASVWKLPVMFCVENNGYGLSTPTNEQYNCKNIADRAAGYGMESHIIDGNNIIEVYTKIKDIAESIRKAPRPVLLEFKTFRMRGHEEASGTKYVPQELMDAWAKKDPVINFQSFLKEEGILTEAEEVSIKAKILKEINENLDIAFNEADIIPNESDELSDVYQDFDYEDFIPNVKIKEVRLIDAISDGLKQSMQRHNDLVIMGQDIAEYGGVFKITEGFVEAFGKDRVRNTPICESAIVEAAMGLSIAGIKSVVEMQFADFVTSGFNPVVNYLAKSHYRWNQNADVVIRMPCGGGVAAGPFHSQTNEAWFTKTPGLKVVYPAFPYDAKGLLATAINDPNPVLFFEHKGLYRSIRQDVPVDYYTLPFGKASLLKTGEDITIIAYGAAVHWALETLNNNPSINADLIDLRTLQPLDTETIYASVKKTGRAIVLHEDSLFGGIASDISALIMEHCFEYLDAPVKRVASMETPIPFASQLEEQYLAKGKFETTLKDLLAY